One genomic segment of Profundibacter amoris includes these proteins:
- the cysG gene encoding siroheme synthase CysG: MDYLPIFLDITDKLVVVDGGTTVAARRVERALLAGAKVHLFDENLSDEFSTLLGHKNLTHHPRAITADDITGAVVAYGASENEARDTLLYTAAKQAGVLANVADVGEYCDFITPSVVDRSPLVIAISSGGTAPVIARILRARIESLLPPAYGRMAEFLGKFRDRVLAGIKGTTQRRRFWETVIDGPAGDHFLAGDLERAESHLLSSLDCATGKGVPCEQGEVFLVGAGPGDPDLLTFRALRLMQRADVVLYDRLVGDGILELVRRDAERIYVGKRPDNHAMFQEDISALMVKLAKDGKRVLRLKGGDPFIFGRGGEEIEMLAEHNIPFQVVPGITAAAGCSTYAGIPLTHRDHAQSCIFVTAHGRDGVLDLDWDVLTRKNQTVAVYMGLSSLKVLSEGFASHGVDPTTPAAIIDNGTRPNQRIITGTIKDLYQKATEAEFTGPSIIIIGGVVTLRDKLGWFADDQDGKFGMSLTPKGSL; this comes from the coding sequence ATGGATTACCTTCCTATCTTCCTTGATATCACCGACAAGCTGGTCGTCGTGGACGGCGGCACCACCGTGGCCGCCCGCCGCGTCGAACGCGCCCTTCTGGCAGGCGCCAAAGTGCATCTGTTCGACGAAAACCTGTCGGATGAATTCAGCACATTGCTGGGCCACAAAAACCTGACCCACCACCCCCGTGCCATCACGGCAGACGACATAACCGGTGCTGTGGTCGCCTATGGCGCCTCCGAGAATGAGGCCCGCGACACCCTGTTATATACCGCGGCCAAACAGGCCGGTGTTCTGGCCAATGTCGCGGATGTTGGGGAATATTGCGATTTCATCACCCCCTCGGTGGTGGACCGCTCGCCTTTGGTTATCGCCATTTCATCCGGCGGCACTGCGCCTGTGATTGCCCGCATCCTGCGCGCCCGTATCGAAAGCCTGCTGCCCCCCGCTTACGGGCGCATGGCCGAATTCCTTGGCAAGTTCCGCGACCGTGTGCTGGCCGGTATCAAAGGCACCACCCAACGCCGCCGCTTCTGGGAAACCGTGATCGACGGACCTGCGGGCGACCATTTCCTTGCCGGCGATCTGGAACGCGCCGAAAGCCACCTTTTGTCCTCGCTCGACTGTGCCACCGGCAAAGGCGTGCCTTGCGAGCAGGGCGAAGTGTTCCTTGTCGGTGCTGGCCCCGGCGACCCTGATCTGCTGACTTTCCGCGCCCTGCGCCTGATGCAACGCGCCGATGTGGTGCTTTACGACCGGCTGGTGGGGGACGGCATCCTTGAACTGGTGCGCCGTGACGCCGAACGCATCTATGTCGGCAAACGCCCTGACAACCACGCGATGTTCCAGGAAGACATCAGCGCCCTGATGGTGAAACTGGCCAAAGATGGTAAACGCGTGCTGCGCCTGAAGGGGGGCGATCCCTTCATATTCGGGCGCGGCGGCGAGGAAATCGAGATGCTGGCCGAACACAACATCCCCTTTCAGGTGGTACCGGGCATCACCGCGGCCGCCGGCTGCTCCACCTATGCCGGCATCCCCCTGACCCACCGCGACCACGCGCAATCCTGCATTTTCGTCACCGCCCACGGGCGCGACGGGGTGCTGGATCTGGACTGGGACGTGCTGACCCGCAAAAACCAGACCGTTGCGGTTTACATGGGCCTGTCCAGCCTGAAAGTCCTGTCCGAAGGGTTCGCCAGCCACGGGGTTGATCCGACCACACCCGCGGCAATCATCGACAACGGCACCCGCCCCAACCAACGGATCATCACCGGCACAATCAAAGATCTGTATCAAAAAGCAACCGAAGCCGAATTCACCGGCCCCTCGATCATCATCATCGGCGGCGTGGTCACCCTGCGCGACAAACTGGGCTGGTTCGCAGACGATCAGGACGGGAAATTCGGCATGAGCCTGACCCCCAAAGGTTCGCTTTAA
- a CDS encoding DUF6967 family protein produces MSDETITDVAEFNFPFKKHVTLKNVAYDNGSNWLRVTIREQRRFTIFDLDPESAAGFGATLSEWAKENQG; encoded by the coding sequence ATGTCTGACGAAACCATCACGGATGTTGCCGAATTCAACTTCCCGTTCAAAAAGCATGTGACACTGAAAAACGTCGCCTATGATAACGGCTCGAACTGGCTGCGCGTGACCATCCGCGAACAGCGCCGCTTTACCATCTTCGATCTGGACCCCGAAAGTGCCGCCGGTTTTGGGGCCACCCTTTCGGAATGGGCAAAAGAAAATCAGGGCTAG
- a CDS encoding YeeE/YedE family protein: MLETLREMVIESPGFYVAWGGLIIATVFGYIVYVTNFCTMGSISDMMSFGDKRRFRSWLLATATAMLGVALLQKLEVADYRTTMYMAPNLTWLANIAGGLTFGFGMVLSGGCLSRNLVRAGSGDLRSGFVLLVAGLFAYMTIGGLIGPIRVALFGSATVDLSELGMETQGFGDFIARFTGMDLGQSTMIALAILAGGLLVYCFKDAGFRKSPTHIIAGVSIGLCVTAGWLLTGLAQDEFADVPVALASLSYVRPAGDTLDYLMRATAYPGPSFNVMTFAGVLLGGFLGALSKGKLSMTTFADKSDTVRNTIGAALMGIGGVVALGCTIGQGVTGFSTLAVGSGLTLVFIVLGGMVGIKYMEWSAMRG, from the coding sequence ATGCTGGAAACGCTACGGGAAATGGTGATTGAATCACCAGGTTTTTATGTCGCTTGGGGCGGCCTGATCATCGCAACGGTGTTTGGATACATCGTTTATGTAACAAACTTCTGCACAATGGGTTCGATCTCGGACATGATGTCGTTCGGCGACAAACGCCGCTTTCGCTCGTGGCTGCTGGCCACTGCTACGGCAATGCTGGGCGTGGCCCTGCTGCAAAAACTCGAGGTCGCGGATTACCGCACAACCATGTATATGGCCCCCAATCTGACTTGGCTGGCCAATATCGCGGGCGGATTGACCTTTGGCTTTGGCATGGTGCTTTCGGGCGGATGTCTGTCGCGCAATCTGGTGCGGGCAGGATCGGGCGATCTGCGCTCGGGCTTTGTGCTGCTGGTGGCGGGGCTGTTTGCCTATATGACCATCGGCGGGCTGATCGGCCCGATCCGCGTGGCGCTGTTTGGCAGCGCAACAGTCGATCTGTCGGAACTGGGCATGGAAACACAGGGCTTCGGTGATTTCATCGCCCGTTTCACCGGCATGGACCTTGGCCAGTCAACCATGATCGCACTGGCCATCCTTGCAGGCGGGCTGCTGGTTTACTGCTTTAAGGATGCAGGCTTTCGCAAATCCCCCACCCACATCATCGCGGGCGTCAGCATCGGGCTGTGCGTCACCGCAGGCTGGCTGCTGACCGGCCTTGCACAGGATGAATTCGCCGATGTGCCCGTGGCGCTGGCCTCGCTCTCCTATGTGCGCCCTGCCGGTGACACACTGGACTATCTGATGCGCGCCACCGCCTACCCCGGCCCCAGCTTCAACGTGATGACCTTCGCAGGTGTGCTGCTGGGCGGCTTCCTTGGGGCGCTTAGCAAAGGCAAACTGTCGATGACCACCTTTGCCGACAAATCCGACACGGTGCGCAACACAATCGGCGCGGCCCTGATGGGCATCGGCGGTGTTGTGGCCCTGGGCTGCACAATCGGTCAGGGTGTCACCGGTTTCTCGACCCTCGCGGTCGGCTCGGGCCTGACGCTGGTCTTTATCGTGCTGGGCGGCATGGTTGGCATCAAATACATGGAATGGTCCGCCATGCGCGGCTAA
- a CDS encoding MFS transporter, producing the protein MSNNDKSRFKKVAIAGITFQAGSAAVDSSTIMAALVYQLTGSSIIVGAITAILRFGWLFPQLIIGFLAQRSGSSMQYYVIGAFGRAACMALMAATLWIGAGWPRGWLAAAVMVIWVAYAFISGIVAVPYNDIVARSVPSKLRSRLLATRFFGGGVLALVVVGIADRLVGELAFPLSYAAIIAIASVLMFLSSTVFTAMGEPQAVGNAATKPGFFQYLKDGVQVFKTDNRFATFVYAQWCGGAVLMAMPFYVVQASQSGVSLEHVALLLGAQTTGALLSNPLWGWWGDHLGKVSLLKAIALGRVGPPLLVLLAALALSLPQAALFWFFMGVFFLMGALANGLTIAVIGFLMEISPDDKRPAYSGYFNAITAPAFLLPLLAGIIASMFGVTVVFAISLLAAGAQFVLLRKIRT; encoded by the coding sequence ATGAGCAACAACGATAAATCACGGTTCAAGAAAGTCGCGATTGCCGGCATCACCTTTCAGGCCGGCTCGGCGGCGGTGGATTCCTCGACCATCATGGCGGCGCTGGTTTACCAGTTGACTGGCAGTTCCATTATTGTCGGGGCGATCACCGCGATCCTGCGCTTTGGCTGGCTGTTTCCGCAACTGATCATCGGCTTTCTGGCGCAACGCTCGGGCAGCTCGATGCAATACTATGTGATCGGGGCCTTCGGGCGGGCCGCCTGCATGGCGCTGATGGCCGCAACCCTGTGGATCGGGGCCGGTTGGCCGCGCGGCTGGCTGGCGGCGGCGGTGATGGTGATCTGGGTGGCCTATGCGTTCATATCGGGCATCGTGGCGGTGCCCTATAACGACATCGTTGCGCGCTCGGTTCCGTCGAAATTGCGTAGCCGCCTGCTGGCGACACGGTTCTTTGGCGGCGGGGTGCTGGCGTTGGTGGTGGTGGGGATTGCCGACCGGCTGGTGGGGGAACTGGCGTTCCCTCTGTCCTATGCGGCGATCATCGCGATTGCCTCGGTGCTGATGTTCCTATCGTCAACCGTGTTCACCGCGATGGGCGAACCGCAGGCCGTGGGCAATGCCGCCACTAAACCCGGATTTTTCCAATATCTGAAAGACGGGGTGCAGGTGTTCAAAACCGACAACCGCTTTGCCACTTTCGTTTATGCGCAATGGTGCGGCGGGGCGGTGCTGATGGCGATGCCGTTCTATGTGGTGCAGGCCAGCCAATCGGGCGTTTCGCTGGAACATGTGGCGCTGTTGCTGGGGGCGCAGACCACGGGGGCGTTGTTGTCCAACCCGCTGTGGGGCTGGTGGGGCGATCATCTGGGCAAGGTCAGCCTGCTGAAGGCCATCGCGCTGGGCCGTGTGGGGCCGCCGTTGCTGGTGCTGCTGGCCGCGCTGGCGTTGTCCTTGCCCCAAGCGGCGCTGTTCTGGTTCTTTATGGGGGTCTTTTTCCTGATGGGCGCTTTGGCGAACGGGCTGACCATCGCGGTGATCGGTTTCCTGATGGAAATATCCCCCGATGACAAACGCCCCGCCTATAGCGGCTATTTCAACGCTATCACGGCGCCTGCGTTCTTGTTGCCGCTGTTGGCGGGAATTATCGCCAGCATGTTCGGCGTGACTGTGGTGTTCGCGATATCATTGCTGGCAGCTGGGGCGCAGTTTGTCCTGCTGCGCAAAATTCGCACATAA
- a CDS encoding Bax inhibitor-1/YccA family protein, with product MADFNTIRAGAGTRTAEIDAGLKAHMNKVYGTMSVGLLITALAAWAVGNNAALMASLFTGFTRYIIMFLPLIMVFAFGAVINRISAAGAQLFFYAFSAAMGLSISWIFAVYTDFSITQTFLVTAISFAGLSLWGYTTKKDISAWGSFLIMGVIGLIVASVVNLFLGSGVLQLAISAIGVLIFAGLTAYDTQKIKTTYLAHAMHGDSEWLGKAAIMGALNLYLDFVNLFMFLLQFLGSRD from the coding sequence ATGGCAGACTTTAACACGATCCGCGCCGGTGCCGGCACCCGCACAGCCGAGATCGACGCAGGGCTGAAAGCCCACATGAACAAGGTTTACGGCACAATGTCCGTCGGCCTGTTGATCACCGCACTGGCAGCATGGGCGGTTGGCAACAACGCCGCGTTGATGGCATCGCTGTTCACCGGCTTTACCCGCTATATCATCATGTTCCTGCCGCTGATCATGGTTTTCGCCTTTGGCGCCGTGATCAATCGCATCTCGGCCGCAGGCGCGCAACTGTTCTTCTACGCTTTTTCGGCAGCCATGGGCTTGTCGATCTCGTGGATTTTCGCGGTCTACACCGATTTCTCGATCACCCAGACATTTCTGGTAACCGCAATCTCCTTTGCCGGTCTCAGCCTCTGGGGCTATACCACGAAAAAGGATATCTCGGCTTGGGGGTCTTTCCTGATTATGGGTGTGATCGGGCTGATCGTGGCTTCGGTTGTGAATTTGTTCCTTGGGTCCGGCGTATTGCAATTGGCGATTTCTGCGATTGGCGTGCTGATCTTTGCCGGCCTGACCGCTTATGACACGCAGAAAATCAAAACCACCTATCTGGCCCATGCAATGCATGGCGATAGCGAATGGTTGGGCAAGGCCGCCATCATGGGTGCGCTGAACCTGTATCTGGATTTCGTCAACCTGTTCATGTTCCTGCTGCAATTCCTTGGCAGCCGCGACTAA
- a CDS encoding LysR family transcriptional regulator: MPRNLDMTALRSFAAVAEAGGVTKASGFLNLTQSAVSMQLKRLEESLDLKLLERSGRGVVLTGAGEQLLGYARRMLALNDEVFGRLTNQAFEGEVTLGVPHDIVYPAIPQVLQRFAAEYPRMNVRLVSSYTKGLRKMFERGECDMILTTEDTLEAGGETLMTLPLIWIGAPNGSAWKSRPLRLAYEHACIFRAGVQKNLDEAGIPWEMAVESDSTRTIEASVSADLAIHTVLEGMEPPYVEKIQHGGALPDLTTKQINLYVSDLAKGQAIEDMAEFVRQAYRGL, translated from the coding sequence ATGCCAAGAAATCTGGACATGACGGCCCTGCGATCCTTTGCAGCGGTGGCCGAGGCGGGCGGGGTGACCAAGGCATCGGGGTTTTTGAACCTGACGCAATCAGCGGTGTCGATGCAGCTAAAGCGGCTGGAAGAATCGCTGGACCTGAAGCTGCTGGAGCGCAGCGGGCGCGGCGTGGTGCTGACCGGGGCGGGCGAGCAACTGTTGGGATACGCCCGCCGGATGCTGGCCCTGAATGACGAGGTGTTCGGGCGGCTGACCAATCAGGCGTTCGAGGGCGAGGTGACGCTGGGCGTGCCCCATGACATCGTTTACCCCGCCATTCCGCAGGTGTTGCAACGGTTTGCGGCGGAATATCCGCGCATGAACGTGCGGCTGGTATCGTCCTATACCAAGGGCTTGCGCAAAATGTTCGAGCGGGGCGAATGTGACATGATCCTGACCACCGAGGACACGCTGGAAGCGGGTGGTGAAACCCTGATGACGCTGCCGCTGATCTGGATCGGCGCGCCGAATGGATCTGCCTGGAAATCGCGCCCCTTGCGGCTGGCCTATGAACACGCCTGTATTTTCCGCGCGGGTGTGCAAAAGAATCTGGACGAGGCAGGCATCCCTTGGGAAATGGCGGTCGAATCCGATTCCACCCGCACGATCGAAGCATCCGTCAGCGCCGATCTGGCGATCCACACCGTGCTGGAGGGGATGGAGCCGCCCTATGTCGAGAAAATCCAGCACGGCGGCGCGCTGCCTGATCTGACCACCAAACAGATCAACCTGTATGTGTCGGATCTGGCCAAAGGGCAGGCGATCGAGGATATGGCCGAATTTGTGCGGCAGGCGTATCGGGGGTTGTAG
- a CDS encoding sugar-transfer associated ATP-grasp domain-containing protein, translating to MTQKTGRVLVGTPPPPPAPVSSAIVEVAREHGISPIKQFREIISLYFGAPKLGANEYYAAGLFRSDLTKEQKKQFVGEKRNLALNQRLSPGNIARNSDFLDNKVLYTALLGSLGFPTTMVQAVVSITHGFGKLKTLQSIEAVEEFLLNGAVYPVFGKPIEGSKSVGSALFSSVDRKARTIVLGNGIETAVADLAKEIFTEFSYGYVFQSVIEQHEALNAVIGSAVGTIRVVTLMQDGAPEVLYTVWKIPAPEAMSDNFWQKGSMIAELDADTGQIKQVRRGVGMDVEQIENHPVSGAALVGFVVPDWKEIIALARRCHTVTPENGVLGWDIAVGPDGPMVIECNTSPAHSLYQMATGRGILNEEFLEKFTKVFDRNKKISRAIKASDKSE from the coding sequence ATGACACAGAAAACAGGTAGAGTCCTGGTAGGAACACCGCCGCCCCCGCCAGCCCCGGTCAGCAGCGCAATTGTCGAGGTTGCAAGGGAACATGGCATCAGCCCGATCAAGCAATTTCGCGAAATCATATCCCTGTATTTCGGCGCGCCAAAACTGGGGGCGAATGAATATTACGCGGCGGGGCTTTTCCGGTCGGATTTAACCAAAGAGCAGAAAAAGCAGTTCGTCGGCGAAAAACGAAATCTTGCACTGAACCAGCGCCTTTCACCAGGCAACATCGCGCGCAACAGTGATTTTCTGGACAACAAGGTATTATATACCGCTTTGCTGGGCAGCCTTGGATTTCCCACGACAATGGTTCAGGCCGTTGTTTCAATAACCCACGGGTTTGGCAAGTTGAAGACGCTTCAATCGATCGAAGCGGTAGAAGAGTTTTTACTGAACGGGGCCGTCTACCCCGTTTTCGGAAAACCCATTGAGGGGTCCAAAAGTGTCGGCTCGGCCCTTTTTTCCTCGGTTGACCGCAAGGCCCGGACAATTGTTCTGGGCAACGGCATAGAAACAGCGGTTGCGGATCTGGCCAAAGAAATATTCACAGAGTTCTCTTACGGGTATGTCTTTCAATCAGTCATTGAACAGCACGAAGCCCTGAATGCGGTTATCGGATCGGCGGTCGGCACAATCCGGGTTGTCACCCTGATGCAGGACGGTGCGCCCGAGGTTCTGTATACCGTTTGGAAAATTCCGGCCCCCGAAGCGATGTCGGACAATTTCTGGCAAAAAGGGAGCATGATCGCCGAGCTGGATGCCGACACCGGTCAAATCAAACAGGTCCGACGCGGCGTTGGTATGGATGTCGAACAAATCGAAAACCACCCTGTTAGCGGGGCCGCGCTTGTGGGTTTTGTTGTGCCGGATTGGAAAGAAATAATCGCGCTTGCCAGAAGGTGCCACACCGTAACCCCCGAGAACGGGGTTCTTGGGTGGGATATTGCCGTTGGCCCTGATGGCCCGATGGTGATCGAGTGCAATACAAGTCCCGCCCATTCCCTGTACCAGATGGCAACAGGGCGCGGCATCCTGAACGAAGAGTTCCTGGAAAAATTCACCAAAGTGTTTGACCGCAACAAGAAAATTTCCAGGGCGATAAAGGCCTCTGATAAATCGGAATAA
- a CDS encoding DUF1127 domain-containing protein: protein MTMTTCNTPARTTRKPRPTAFHMIKLALKARHQRRALRRLDSAALADLGLTRKQAKQEANRPIWDVPANWLR, encoded by the coding sequence ATGACAATGACCACCTGCAACACCCCCGCCCGCACAACCCGCAAGCCGCGCCCCACAGCGTTTCACATGATCAAACTGGCGCTAAAGGCCCGCCACCAGCGCCGCGCCCTGCGCCGGTTGGACAGCGCGGCATTGGCCGATCTGGGTCTGACCCGCAAACAGGCCAAACAAGAGGCAAACCGCCCGATTTGGGACGTTCCGGCAAACTGGCTGCGTTAA
- a CDS encoding Mrp/NBP35 family ATP-binding protein, translated as MKDKVLEKLKGIVYGPDGAGIVSAGMVSDIVVQGSKVIFSISLPPGANEGAGAMQKEAEEAVAAIDGVETVLVVLTAEKPAEPRAKEAPKLSSKPDRPVGPDMRPAAGAIPGVKAVLAVASGKGGVGKSTTSVNLALGLRALGLKVGLLDADIYGPSIPRLMGITERPNIVNERIVPIDQYGLKVMSMGFLMDEESPVIWRGPMVVSALMQMVREVEWGELDVLVLDMPPGTGDAQLTLAQQVPLAGSVIVSTPQDLALIDARKGLKMFKQVDVPILGIIENMSTFVCPHCGEKSDIFGHGGAQEEAAKLGVMFLGAVPLHMDIRHYSDEGTPVVIAEPDGVHAKVYKTIAMKVAALMGEAGDDEE; from the coding sequence GTGAAAGACAAGGTGCTGGAGAAGCTGAAGGGCATTGTTTACGGGCCGGATGGCGCGGGCATCGTTTCGGCGGGGATGGTTTCGGATATTGTGGTGCAGGGCAGCAAGGTGATCTTTTCGATCTCGCTGCCGCCGGGGGCCAATGAAGGCGCCGGCGCGATGCAGAAAGAGGCCGAAGAGGCCGTGGCGGCGATCGACGGGGTGGAAACGGTTCTGGTGGTTCTGACCGCCGAAAAACCGGCCGAGCCGCGTGCAAAAGAAGCGCCCAAGTTAAGCAGCAAGCCGGATCGTCCGGTCGGACCGGACATGCGGCCGGCGGCGGGGGCGATCCCCGGAGTAAAGGCGGTTCTGGCGGTGGCGTCGGGCAAGGGCGGGGTTGGCAAATCGACCACCTCGGTCAACCTTGCGCTGGGGTTGCGGGCGCTGGGGCTGAAGGTTGGTCTGCTGGATGCAGATATCTACGGCCCTTCGATCCCGCGTCTGATGGGGATCACCGAGCGGCCCAATATCGTGAACGAGCGGATCGTGCCGATTGACCAATACGGTCTGAAGGTGATGTCGATGGGGTTCCTGATGGACGAGGAATCGCCGGTGATCTGGCGCGGGCCGATGGTGGTTTCCGCCCTGATGCAGATGGTGCGCGAGGTTGAATGGGGCGAGCTGGATGTGCTGGTTCTGGACATGCCGCCGGGCACGGGGGATGCGCAGTTGACGTTGGCGCAACAGGTGCCGCTGGCGGGGTCCGTGATTGTTTCGACGCCGCAGGATCTGGCGCTGATTGACGCGCGCAAGGGGTTGAAGATGTTCAAACAGGTGGATGTGCCCATTCTGGGGATCATCGAGAATATGAGCACCTTTGTCTGTCCGCATTGCGGCGAGAAATCGGATATTTTCGGTCATGGCGGTGCGCAGGAAGAAGCGGCCAAGCTGGGTGTGATGTTCCTGGGTGCGGTGCCGCTGCATATGGATATCCGGCATTATTCGGACGAAGGCACGCCGGTGGTGATTGCCGAGCCGGACGGGGTTCATGCCAAGGTTTACAAGACCATTGCGATGAAGGTTGCGGCCCTGATGGGGGAAGCAGGCGACGACGAGGAATAA
- a CDS encoding TetR/AcrR family transcriptional regulator produces MESSVKSKPDRKTTQRGSEALWLQAGYDMLVDSGVEAVKVMPLAKALGLSRSGFYWHFEDREALLEALLQMWEAKNTGNLVRRTQAFAETITEAMFNLYDCWLDDGLFDARLDRAVRGWAHNDPAVQARIDRADAQRKAAIMEMFLRFGYSAAQAEARAMTVLYTQVGYISMRVEEPLEERISRMPDYAAVYTGQTPTEAEIRRFRARHAGRKE; encoded by the coding sequence ATGGAAAGTTCCGTAAAATCAAAGCCTGACCGCAAAACCACGCAGCGCGGGTCCGAGGCGCTCTGGCTGCAAGCTGGCTATGACATGCTGGTGGACTCGGGGGTCGAGGCCGTCAAGGTGATGCCGCTGGCCAAGGCGCTGGGCCTGTCGCGTAGCGGGTTTTACTGGCATTTCGAGGACCGCGAGGCGCTGCTCGAGGCGCTGTTGCAGATGTGGGAGGCCAAGAACACCGGCAATCTGGTGCGCCGGACGCAAGCCTTTGCCGAGACCATCACCGAGGCGATGTTCAACCTGTATGATTGCTGGCTGGACGATGGTCTGTTTGACGCGCGTCTGGATCGGGCCGTGCGGGGATGGGCGCATAATGATCCGGCGGTGCAGGCGCGGATTGATCGGGCGGATGCGCAGCGCAAGGCGGCGATTATGGAGATGTTTTTGCGGTTTGGCTATAGCGCGGCGCAGGCCGAGGCGCGGGCGATGACGGTGCTTTATACGCAGGTCGGCTATATCTCGATGCGGGTGGAAGAGCCGCTTGAAGAACGTATCAGCCGGATGCCGGACTATGCGGCGGTCTATACCGGTCAAACGCCAACCGAGGCCGAGATCCGGCGCTTTCGCGCCCGCCATGCGGGGCGTAAAGAATAA
- the rpmG gene encoding 50S ribosomal protein L33, translating into MAKPTTIKIRLNSTAGTGHFYVTKKNARTMTEKMTVNKYDPVVRKHVEYKEGKIK; encoded by the coding sequence ATGGCGAAGCCAACCACAATCAAAATCCGCCTGAACTCGACTGCGGGCACCGGCCACTTTTATGTGACCAAAAAGAACGCCCGCACCATGACCGAGAAGATGACGGTTAACAAATACGACCCGGTTGTGCGCAAGCACGTTGAATATAAAGAAGGCAAGATCAAGTAG
- a CDS encoding trimethylamine methyltransferase family protein produces MASPPQRRGRRGGKRSSEAGQNPHMHVPYINRKIPPYDLLDEESLIRIEQGAERILAEIGIEFRDDPETVRLFKQAGGKVTGVCATAWNIKFEPGLIRDLLKTAPPQFIQHARNPARSVQIGGDATVSAPAYGSPFVMDLDKGRRYGTMLDFENFVKLAQSSPWLHHSGGTICEPTDIPVNKRHLDMVYAHMRLSDRAFLGSITAPERAEDSIEMCRILFGADFVEQNCVIMGNFNSTSPLIWDGVSTRGIRAYAAANQGSIHLPFLLGGAVAPLTMAGAIAQNLAESMVGCALTQLVRPGAPTVLASFLVTLAMRSGSPTFGTPEPATGSLVMGQLARRLNLPLRNAGSFTTSKLPDGQAMQQSMMSMMSAIQSGGNYILHSAGFLDGLLSMSYEKFIMDTDVCGALHAYLNGVKVNDDTLGFDALAENGPGEHMFGCAHTMRHYKTAYWDSGFTDDLPFETWSESGGEDGMMRANRQWKKRLADYQAPPLDVAKDDALKEFIAKKKASVEDAWY; encoded by the coding sequence ATGGCATCTCCCCCTCAAAGGCGCGGTAGGCGTGGTGGCAAACGCAGCAGCGAAGCAGGGCAAAACCCGCATATGCATGTGCCCTATATCAACCGCAAAATCCCGCCCTATGATCTGCTGGACGAAGAAAGCCTGATCCGCATCGAACAGGGCGCCGAGCGGATACTGGCCGAAATCGGCATCGAATTTCGCGACGATCCCGAAACCGTGCGCCTGTTCAAACAGGCCGGCGGCAAGGTGACCGGGGTTTGCGCCACAGCCTGGAACATCAAATTCGAACCCGGCCTGATCCGCGACCTGCTGAAAACCGCCCCGCCCCAATTCATCCAACACGCCCGCAATCCGGCCAGATCGGTGCAGATCGGCGGCGATGCAACGGTGTCTGCGCCAGCTTACGGATCGCCCTTTGTGATGGATCTGGACAAGGGGCGGCGTTATGGCACGATGCTGGATTTCGAAAACTTCGTGAAGCTGGCGCAAAGCAGCCCGTGGCTGCACCACTCGGGCGGCACCATTTGCGAGCCGACCGACATTCCGGTCAACAAACGCCATCTGGATATGGTTTACGCCCACATGCGCCTGTCCGACCGCGCCTTTCTGGGGTCGATCACCGCACCGGAACGGGCTGAGGATAGTATCGAGATGTGTCGCATCCTGTTTGGCGCGGATTTCGTCGAGCAGAACTGCGTGATCATGGGCAATTTCAACTCAACCTCGCCGCTGATCTGGGATGGCGTTTCCACCCGCGGCATCCGCGCCTATGCCGCCGCTAATCAGGGATCAATCCACCTGCCCTTCCTGCTGGGCGGGGCGGTGGCGCCGCTGACCATGGCCGGCGCCATCGCCCAGAACCTTGCCGAAAGCATGGTGGGCTGTGCCCTGACCCAACTGGTGCGCCCCGGTGCGCCCACGGTGCTGGCGTCCTTCCTTGTAACACTGGCGATGCGCTCTGGCTCGCCCACTTTCGGCACACCGGAACCCGCGACCGGCAGTCTTGTGATGGGGCAGTTAGCGCGGCGGTTGAACCTGCCTTTGCGCAATGCAGGCAGTTTCACCACCTCGAAATTGCCCGACGGGCAGGCCATGCAGCAAAGCATGATGTCGATGATGTCGGCCATTCAAAGCGGCGGCAATTACATCCTGCATTCCGCCGGTTTTCTGGACGGGTTGCTGTCGATGTCCTACGAAAAATTCATCATGGACACGGACGTTTGCGGTGCCCTGCATGCCTATCTGAACGGGGTCAAAGTGAATGACGACACGCTGGGCTTTGACGCGCTGGCCGAAAACGGCCCCGGCGAACATATGTTCGGCTGCGCCCACACCATGCGCCACTATAAAACCGCCTATTGGGACAGCGGGTTTACCGATGACCTGCCGTTTGAAACGTGGTCGGAATCCGGTGGCGAAGACGGCATGATGCGCGCCAACCGCCAATGGAAGAAACGCCTTGCCGACTATCAGGCACCGCCGCTGGATGTTGCCAAGGACGATGCCCTGAAAGAATTCATTGCCAAGAAAAAAGCATCCGTAGAAGATGCGTGGTATTAA